From the genome of bacterium:
GCGGCGCGAGCGAGAGACGCGCGCAGGCTTCCTGCAGCGCGCGCAGCACCGCGAAGTCGCCGCAGCCCGGGCACCACGTCGCCCGCTCGGCGGCGAAATCTTTGTGGGTCAGGACGGCGGCCATTGCGCCCGGAGTCCCTCCTCGATGTCGGCAGGGCGGAACGGGAGCCCGTCGTACCGCCGCAGGCCCGTGATCTTCTCGTGCCCGCCGACGTGGCCGCGCACGAGACCCGCGACTTGCCCCGTCGCGTTGTGCTCGATTACGACGACACGGCGCGCGCGCGCCAGTTCCGGCGCGACCTCGTGCGCCGGGAACGGCCAGAGGCAGCGGATGCGCAGCAGCCGTACGGCCCGCCCGCCGGTGCGAAGGCGCGCCGCCGCCTCGCGTGCCGGACCGCACGCCGCGCCCAGCGTGATGACGAGGACGTCGCCGTCCCCCTCCGCGGCGGTGCCCGCGGCGTGGCGCCAAATCTCGCGCGTTTTGCGGAGCCGTTTGTCGACCATCGCGCGCCGGACGTCCGGGTCGTCCACATCGATGACGCCTCGGTGGTCGTGGGCGTCGCCGCTGCTGAGAAACCGGATGCCCGCCTGCCCCGGCACCGCGCGGGGCGAGATGCCGCTCCCCGTGAGGGTGTAGCGCTCGTAGGCCGCGCCCAGACGCAGCGCGTCGGCATCGCTGAGCCGGTCCCCGCGATCGATCCGCACCTCGTCCAGCGGCAGTCCGCGGGCGGTGGTCCGCGTGAGCACCAGATCCTGGTCCACGGCGACGATGACGGGGCACTGAAACCGCTCCGCGAGGTTGAACGCCAGCGCGGTGTCGGCGAAGCACTCCTCGAGGGTGCCGGGCGTCAGCACGATCCGTGGAAACTCGCCGTGCGACGCGTAGACCATGTGCAGCAGGTCGCTCTGCTCGTGCTTCGTGGGCATGCCGGCGCTCGGCCCCGGCCGCTGGGCGGCGACGATCACCGCCGGAATCTCGGCCATGCCCGAGAGTCCCATCGTCTCCGTCATCAGCGAGAGGCCCGGTCCGCTCGTCGCGGTCATCGCGCGTACCCCGGCGTAGCCCGCGCCGATCACCACGCAGAGCGCGGCGATTTCGTCCTCGGTCTGCACGGCCGCGCCGCCCACGGCGGGCAGATGCGCCGCCATCCACTCCAGAATGTCGCTCGCCGGCGTGATCGGGTAGCTCGCGTACAGCCGGCACCCCGCCGCGAGCGCCCCCAGCGCGATCGCATCGTTGCCGGAAAGCAGCCATCGTCCGGCGGTCGCGGCGAGCGGCAGGCCCGCGGCGCGCGCCCGCGGGGCGAGATGCGCGTCCGCGTGCCGCCAGCCCGCGTCCACGGCGGCGGTGTTCCGGTCCCGCACGCGCGCGCTCTTGTCGTCGAACCGCCGGCGCACGGTCTCGCGCAGCACCCCCGCATCGAGGCCCAGCAGCCGCGCGGAGACGCCGAGGGCGACGATGTTCTTCATGATCGGATCGCCGAGCTCGCGCGCGATCGCGGCAAACGGGACGGGCGCCACGGTCGCGCCGCTGCCGCGCGGCACCGCCGCGGCGCCGGTCCGGCCGGCATCTGTCAGGAGCAGGCCCCCGGGCCGGAGCACGGGTCCGTGCCGGCGTACCGTGTCGTCGTCCAGCGCGATCACACAGTCGAGGGCGTCCGCGCGCGCCTCTATCGGGCCGTCACCGGCGCGGACCTCGTACGACGTCGGCCCGCCCTTGATGACGGGCGGAAAGAGCCGGAAGGTATGCACGTCCGCGCCGGCGCGCGCCGCGGCCCGCGCGAAGATCTCGCCGGCGGAGTCGACGCCCTCGCCGGTCTTGCCCCCGATCAGCCAGGCGACGTCCCGCATCAGGCCGGGGCCTCTCTGCCGCGATCCGCGGCGGGGTGGCCCAGCGCCTCGGACACCCGGCGTGACGCGGCGAGGACCTGGTCCACGAGCGACGCGGCGCGCTGACGCGGCAGGCGCCCGGCGGGGGCCGACACGCTCAGCGCCGCGACGACGCGTCCGCGGTAGTCGCGGACGGGCGCGGCGATGCAGCGGATGCCGTCCTCGAACTCCTCCTCGTCCACCGCGTAGCCGCGGCGGCGCACCTCGTCGAGTTCCCGCTCGAGCGCGACCGCGGACGTGAGGGTCTTCGGCGTGTAGCGCTTCAGCGGCCGCGCCGCGGCGAGCGCGCGCTGCTCGACGCCCGCGTAGGCCAGCAGCACCTTGCCGACCGCGGTGCAGTGCGCGGGACAGCGGCGGCCCACCTGGGAGTAGAGCCGGAGCGGCCGCGGGCTCTCCACCTTGCCGATGAAAATCACTTCCGCGCCGTCGAGCACGGCGAGATGAACCGTCTCTTCCGTCGCGGCGCCGAGCGCTTCGAGCGCCGGCATCGCGCGCGCGGGTAGATCCAGCGCGTCCAGCGCGTGGCTGCCGATCTGAAACACCCGCAGACTGAGGCGATACCGGCCCGTTCCCGGATCGCGCGTGAGGTAGCCGTGGTGCTCGAGCGTCGCGCAGAGCCGGTGGACGGTGCTCTTGCCGAGGCCGAGGCGGCGGCTGAGCTCTGTGATCCCGGTCCCGCGCACGCTGCCTTCGACGTTTTCCAGGATCCCGAGCGCGCGGCCCACCGCGGCGACGACGTACAGCCGCCGCTCCGGCGCGCGCTTCGGGCGGCGGCCGCCCGCGGGCGCCGCGTTCTTCCGGCGGACGCGTGAGGGAGGGCGCCGGCGCGCCGCCCCGGTCACGGCGCCGCCCCCGAGGCCCCGCGGGCGACCGCGGCCGTCTCGATCGCCTTGACGAGCCGATACACCGTCCGGAGCGCCGGCACCGGGACGCCCGCGCGGTCCGCTTCGGCGATGAGCGCCCCGGTCAGCGTCTCGATCTCGGTGGGACGTCCCCGGTCGACGTCCTGCTTCATCGAGCCCTGATGAGTGTGCGCCGGCCCGAGGGCCCGGTGCTCGTCGATCAACGCCAGGGGATCGGCCGTGAGGGCGATCCCGCGCGCCGCGGCGACGGCCCTGCCTTCGTCGACCAGCGTGCGCAGGAGTGCGTAGGTCTCGGGATGCGCGTAGACGCCCGATAGGGTGAGCCCGGTCACGACGGGAAGGGGATTTACCGCGGCGTTGAAGATGAGCTTGCTCCAGATCGCGCCGCGCGGGTCCGCGAGCACGCCGTTTTCCAGTCCCGCGTCCGACAGGAGGCCGTTCCAGGCGGCCGCGTGCGCGAGGCCGCCGCGATACGGGCCGAGCCAGGTCGGTCCGATCTCGGCCTGCGTGATCTCTCCGGGCGCGGTCACCGCGCCCGCGTTCATGGTGACGCCGTGGCAGATCGGACCCGGGTATTCGCCGGCGATCGTCTCGGCGTTGCCGAGGCCGTTCTGGACGGTGAGGACGACGGCGCCTTCGAGGAGCCCGCGCGCACCCGCGACCGCCGCGCGCGTATGCGGGCTCTTGACCGCGACGAGCGCGTGCGTGAAGGCTCGCCCGGCCAGCGCCGCGGCCGTCGCCGCGGCGGCCGCCGGCCGGGCGTCGATCGCCTCCCGGATCATCGCGCCGCTCCGCGCCGCGGCGCGCACCGTGACCCGCAGGCCCCGTGCCGTGATCGCCCGCACGTGCGCCGTCCACGTATCGAGCACCGCCACCTCCGAGACGCGCGCGAGCCGCGCGGCGAAGATGCCGCCAACCGCGCCGCAGCCCAGCACGAGGACGCGGGCGCTCATCCGGTCACCTCATAGCCCTTGCCGAGATAAGCGGAGCGCACATCCGGGTGCGCCAACAGGTCGTCCGGGCGGCCGCGCAGCACGATGCGCCCGCGCTCCATCACGCACATGCGGTCGGCGATCGACGCGGCCGCCTTGACGTTCTGCTCGACCAGCAGGACGGTCAACCGCGTGCTCAGGCGCAGCGAGGCGAGGGTTTTCATGATCTCGCGAACGATGCGCGGCGCGAGACCCAGCGACGGTTCGTCGAGCATGAGCACGCGCGGCCGAGCCATCAACCCGCGCGCGATCGCCAGCATCTGCTGCTCGCCGCCGCTCAAGTTTCCGCCGAGCCGCTCCGGCATCTCGGCGAGCCGCGGAAACAGCGCGAGCGGGCCCGCGAGGTCCGTCCGCACGCGGCGGCGGTCCCGCCAGTACCGGTGGTAGGCGCCGAGGAGCAGGTTTTGACGCACCGTCAGGGTGGAGAATATCTGCCGGCGCTCCGGCACGAGCGCGACGCCGCGCGCGACGATTTCCTCCGCGGGGCGGCCGTCGAGCCGTCCGCCGGCCAGCGTGATTCGCCCGGAGGCGGCCGGATAGACGCCGGCGATCGTCCCGAGCAGCGTCGACTTGCCGGCGCCGTTCGGTCCGATCAGCGCGAGGATCTCGCCCGGCATGATCTCAAGGTCGATGCCGTGGAGCACCGCGGCGCCGCCGCGCCGGGCGACGAGCCCCGACACGGCGAGCAGCCCGCCGCCGGTCCGCGGGGCATCGTGCGCCGGGGCGAACACCGCGCCGCTCACGACGGCACTGCCACGGCGTCGTCGCCGAGGTACGCCGCGACGACGCGCGGATCGCGCTGCACGTCCGCGGGGAGGCCCTCGGCGATCTTCCGGCCGTAGTCGAGCACGATGACCCGGTCCGCGGCCCCCATGACCACGTCCATATTGTGCTCGATGACGAGGAAGGTCACGCCGGCGTCGCGCAGCCGGCCGACCAACCGCACGAGGTGACGCGTTTCTTCCGCGGTGAGGCCGGCCGCGGCTTCGTCGAGCAGCAGCACATCCGGCCGCGCGGCCAGGGCGCGGGCGATCTCGAGCAGCCGCTGCCGCCCGACCGGAAGGTCGCGCGCCGGATCGTCCGCCTGCGCGCCGAGGCCGACGAGATCAAGCACGGCCCGCGCCGCCGCGGCGACCTCGCGATCTTCGCGCCGGACGGAGGGCAGCGCGAGCGCGCTCTCCAGCAGTCCGGTGCGCGTCCAACGGTGGCACCCCACCATGACGTTCTCGAGCACGGTCATCTCGCCGAAGACCACCTGATGTTGGAACGTGCGCACGATGCCGGCCGCGGCGATCCGCGCAGGCGGAAAACCCGTCATCGGCCGTCCGTTGTAGCGGACCGCGCCCGCGCTCGGCGCGAGGAAGCCGGTGATGACGTTGAACAGCGTCGTCTTACCGGCGCCGTTGGGCCCGATGACCGCGACGATCTCCGCGGGCCCGACCTCGAACGAGATGTCCTGGAGGGCCGTCACGCCGCCGAACCGGCGCGACAGGCCGTCGACCGCGAGCAGCGGTCCGGTCATGCGCGCGCCCCGCCGGCGGATTCCGGATCGGGTGATTCGCCCGTCGCCGCGGAGCCGGAAACGCCGGCGACCACGCGGCGGAGGTCGAGCCCGCCGCGCACGATCCCGGAGGGGAAGAAGATCATGATCAGGACGAGCATGACGCCGTAGATCGCGGTCTGGTACTCGCCGCCGACGCGCGGAAAGATACGCGGTACCTGCGCGCGGACGATCTGGTCGAGGAGGGTGACCGCGGCCGCGCCGAGCAGGCCGCCCCAAATGTTGGTCAGGCCGCCGACGACCGCCATGATGAGGAAGAACAGCGACGCGTACAGCGCGAACGGCGACGGCGAGATGAACCGGATGTAGTGGGCGTAGAGGGCCCCGGCCGCGCCCGCGTAGGCGGCGCTAAGGACGAACGCCCGCATCTTGTAGCGGGCCACGTCGACGCCGAGCGCGGCGGCCCCCACTTCGCTGCCGAGCACCGCGCGCAGGGCCCGGCCCGTACGGTGGCGGGTGACGTTCCGCGCGAGGGCGAGCGCGGTCAGGACCGCGGTCCAGATCACGTAGTAATAGTCGCGGTCGGTCACGAGGCGCCGCCCGGCGATCGCGAGGCCCGGGATGTCGCGGAGTCCGCTCGCGCCCCCGGTGAGCCAATCGAACTGCACCATCAGGACGTTTATGATGATGCCGGCGCCGAGTGTGGCGAGCACGAAGAACACGTCGGCGAGGCGCAGCGCCGGCAGTCCGACGGCGTAGGCGGCGGCGGCCACCAGCGCGACCGCGGACGGCATCGACAGCCACGGCGACCACCCGAGGTCGCGGGCCAGCAACGCGGACGCGTAGGCGCCCACCCCGTAGAAGGCCGCCTGTCCGAGCGACACCTGGCCGCTCGTGCCGAGGAGCACCAGCCCCAGTGTCACGATCGCGTAGAGGCCGATGATGTTGAAGAGCGCCATCACGTAGGCCGACGGCGCGATCGCCGGTACGGCGGCGAGGGCGGCCGCCAGCGCGCCGAGGCCCGCGAGATCCCGGCTCACACCTGCCTCCGGCGCGCGGTCTGCAGCAGTCCCTCGCGCTGCAGCGAAAGCACCACGAGCAGCAGCGCAAACGTGATCGCGCTGCCGTACCCGGGGGCGAGGTAGCCGGTCACGAGCGATTCGATCAGCCCGACGACGTAGCCGCCCAGCACCGCCGCGGGCGCGTTCGTCAGGCCGCCGATCACCGCGGCGACGAATCCCTTCAGTCCCAGGCCGAGGCCCATGTCGTAGGTGGCGCCGGTGATCGGCGCGATCACGATGCCGCCGACGGCGCCGATGCCGGCGGCGATCGTAAAGGCGAACAGCGCCATCCGCCGCGGGCTGATGCCGACGAGCCGGCTCGCGAACGCGTTGTCGGCGCACGCCCGCGCCGCGGCGCCCGGCACCGTCCGGGCGAAGAACGCGAACAGCGCCGCGACGATGACGACCGACAGCCCGATGGCCCACATCGCCTGGCGCCCCAGCACGCCGGTGAGCACGACGAGAGGGTCCCCCGGCGTAAACTCGGGGAGCGAGTAAGGGTCGGCGCCCCACAGCATCAGGGCGATGCCGCGGACGGCCATCGAGACCCCGAACGTGATGATGACGAGCGTGAGCGGGTGGCTGCCGAACGCCGGCTCGATGGACAGG
Proteins encoded in this window:
- a CDS encoding 2-oxoacid:acceptor oxidoreductase subunit alpha produces the protein MRDVAWLIGGKTGEGVDSAGEIFARAAARAGADVHTFRLFPPVIKGGPTSYEVRAGDGPIEARADALDCVIALDDDTVRRHGPVLRPGGLLLTDAGRTGAAAVPRGSGATVAPVPFAAIARELGDPIMKNIVALGVSARLLGLDAGVLRETVRRRFDDKSARVRDRNTAAVDAGWRHADAHLAPRARAAGLPLAATAGRWLLSGNDAIALGALAAGCRLYASYPITPASDILEWMAAHLPAVGGAAVQTEDEIAALCVVIGAGYAGVRAMTATSGPGLSLMTETMGLSGMAEIPAVIVAAQRPGPSAGMPTKHEQSDLLHMVYASHGEFPRIVLTPGTLEECFADTALAFNLAERFQCPVIVAVDQDLVLTRTTARGLPLDEVRIDRGDRLSDADALRLGAAYERYTLTGSGISPRAVPGQAGIRFLSSGDAHDHRGVIDVDDPDVRRAMVDKRLRKTREIWRHAAGTAAEGDGDVLVITLGAACGPAREAAARLRTGGRAVRLLRIRCLWPFPAHEVAPELARARRVVVIEHNATGQVAGLVRGHVGGHEKITGLRRYDGLPFRPADIEEGLRAQWPPS
- a CDS encoding IclR family transcriptional regulator C-terminal domain-containing protein, which translates into the protein MTGAARRRPPSRVRRKNAAPAGGRRPKRAPERRLYVVAAVGRALGILENVEGSVRGTGITELSRRLGLGKSTVHRLCATLEHHGYLTRDPGTGRYRLSLRVFQIGSHALDALDLPARAMPALEALGAATEETVHLAVLDGAEVIFIGKVESPRPLRLYSQVGRRCPAHCTAVGKVLLAYAGVEQRALAAARPLKRYTPKTLTSAVALERELDEVRRRGYAVDEEEFEDGIRCIAAPVRDYRGRVVAALSVSAPAGRLPRQRAASLVDQVLAASRRVSEALGHPAADRGREAPA
- a CDS encoding ketopantoate reductase family protein; the protein is MSARVLVLGCGAVGGIFAARLARVSEVAVLDTWTAHVRAITARGLRVTVRAAARSGAMIREAIDARPAAAAATAAALAGRAFTHALVAVKSPHTRAAVAGARGLLEGAVVLTVQNGLGNAETIAGEYPGPICHGVTMNAGAVTAPGEITQAEIGPTWLGPYRGGLAHAAAWNGLLSDAGLENGVLADPRGAIWSKLIFNAAVNPLPVVTGLTLSGVYAHPETYALLRTLVDEGRAVAAARGIALTADPLALIDEHRALGPAHTHQGSMKQDVDRGRPTEIETLTGALIAEADRAGVPVPALRTVYRLVKAIETAAVARGASGAAP
- a CDS encoding ABC transporter ATP-binding protein; translation: MLAVSGLVARRGGAAVLHGIDLEIMPGEILALIGPNGAGKSTLLGTIAGVYPAASGRITLAGGRLDGRPAEEIVARGVALVPERRQIFSTLTVRQNLLLGAYHRYWRDRRRVRTDLAGPLALFPRLAEMPERLGGNLSGGEQQMLAIARGLMARPRVLMLDEPSLGLAPRIVREIMKTLASLRLSTRLTVLLVEQNVKAAASIADRMCVMERGRIVLRGRPDDLLAHPDVRSAYLGKGYEVTG
- a CDS encoding ABC transporter ATP-binding protein codes for the protein MTGPLLAVDGLSRRFGGVTALQDISFEVGPAEIVAVIGPNGAGKTTLFNVITGFLAPSAGAVRYNGRPMTGFPPARIAAAGIVRTFQHQVVFGEMTVLENVMVGCHRWTRTGLLESALALPSVRREDREVAAAARAVLDLVGLGAQADDPARDLPVGRQRLLEIARALAARPDVLLLDEAAAGLTAEETRHLVRLVGRLRDAGVTFLVIEHNMDVVMGAADRVIVLDYGRKIAEGLPADVQRDPRVVAAYLGDDAVAVPS
- a CDS encoding branched-chain amino acid ABC transporter permease yields the protein MSRDLAGLGALAAALAAVPAIAPSAYVMALFNIIGLYAIVTLGLVLLGTSGQVSLGQAAFYGVGAYASALLARDLGWSPWLSMPSAVALVAAAAYAVGLPALRLADVFFVLATLGAGIIINVLMVQFDWLTGGASGLRDIPGLAIAGRRLVTDRDYYYVIWTAVLTALALARNVTRHRTGRALRAVLGSEVGAAALGVDVARYKMRAFVLSAAYAGAAGALYAHYIRFISPSPFALYASLFFLIMAVVGGLTNIWGGLLGAAAVTLLDQIVRAQVPRIFPRVGGEYQTAIYGVMLVLIMIFFPSGIVRGGLDLRRVVAGVSGSAATGESPDPESAGGARA
- a CDS encoding branched-chain amino acid ABC transporter permease, giving the protein MLALLPQLFLTGLTIGSIYALVAIGFVIIYNITGILNFAQGEFAMAGAMVCAALLAAHVPLVPAAAVAVAATCVLGALMERLSIEPAFGSHPLTLVIITFGVSMAVRGIALMLWGADPYSLPEFTPGDPLVVLTGVLGRQAMWAIGLSVVIVAALFAFFARTVPGAAARACADNAFASRLVGISPRRMALFAFTIAAGIGAVGGIVIAPITGATYDMGLGLGLKGFVAAVIGGLTNAPAAVLGGYVVGLIESLVTGYLAPGYGSAITFALLLVVLSLQREGLLQTARRRQV